In methanogenic archaeon ISO4-H5, the following are encoded in one genomic region:
- a CDS encoding MFS transporter, producing the protein MMNLSLISIGEDFGVGSHAQAYVNTVFLLGSVVSMVPAAKFASIRGMKKVFLLGLCICMGASILSILSPEFWFLLLMRFTIGFGSAMLAVTSVAMLTYVFPVTHRGKVLGINTTFVYLALSVGPTIGGVITDTLGWRAIFGLIFILSLGAAAYMVRLEGEIIPMPGEGMDWSGSVLWGTMIVVLMMGFVNITQPWGPYLVIAGTLLLIAVWWHLRHSDKPVLSVGMFHHRLFTRSCVAAFLNYGSSYCIAFFLSLYLQSVGKMTATEAGIVMLVQPLFQVLLTMKMGELSDRMNNKIILPMLGSLVTGLGMALFILLRVDFDLYYTIAVMATCGIGLAMFSAPNNSLIMSSVPGPLKGEASGMLAVVRQSGMMISMSMAMASIAIVMGSMDNLGPDTLGSFVAAMHMTFTVCLLMNILCFILCAIKISPDTELS; encoded by the coding sequence ATGATGAACCTCTCCCTGATATCGATCGGAGAGGATTTCGGAGTGGGTTCTCACGCTCAGGCTTATGTGAACACCGTGTTCCTGCTCGGATCGGTGGTCAGCATGGTCCCGGCCGCCAAATTTGCCAGTATCCGCGGTATGAAGAAGGTGTTCCTGCTCGGTCTCTGCATCTGCATGGGAGCCAGCATCCTATCCATCCTGAGCCCCGAATTCTGGTTCCTCCTCCTGATGAGATTCACCATCGGTTTCGGTTCTGCCATGCTGGCGGTCACATCAGTCGCCATGCTGACCTATGTCTTCCCCGTTACGCATCGCGGGAAGGTGTTGGGAATCAACACTACCTTCGTATACCTGGCTCTATCGGTAGGGCCCACCATAGGCGGTGTCATAACAGATACCCTCGGGTGGAGGGCAATCTTCGGTCTGATCTTCATCCTCAGCCTGGGGGCAGCGGCTTACATGGTAAGGCTGGAGGGGGAGATAATCCCCATGCCGGGAGAGGGTATGGACTGGTCCGGTTCCGTTCTCTGGGGAACTATGATCGTGGTCCTTATGATGGGATTCGTCAACATAACCCAACCCTGGGGACCATACCTGGTCATCGCAGGCACCCTGCTTCTCATTGCGGTATGGTGGCATCTCAGACACAGCGACAAACCCGTGCTCAGCGTGGGTATGTTCCACCACCGCCTGTTCACCCGTTCATGCGTAGCGGCTTTCCTGAACTATGGTTCATCGTACTGCATCGCGTTCTTCCTTTCGCTGTATCTTCAGAGTGTCGGAAAGATGACCGCCACTGAGGCGGGAATCGTCATGCTCGTACAGCCCCTCTTCCAGGTGCTCCTCACCATGAAGATGGGAGAACTCTCGGACAGGATGAACAACAAGATCATCCTGCCGATGCTCGGTTCGCTGGTAACGGGACTCGGAATGGCCCTGTTTATCCTGCTGAGAGTCGATTTCGATCTGTATTACACCATAGCGGTCATGGCCACCTGCGGTATCGGACTTGCCATGTTCTCCGCTCCGAACAATTCGCTCATTATGTCATCCGTACCGGGACCGCTCAAAGGAGAGGCCTCCGGAATGCTGGCCGTTGTCCGCCAGAGCGGCATGATGATCTCCATGAGCATGGCGATGGCCTCCATCGCGATAGTGATGGGTTCCATGGACAATCTGGGGCCCGACACCCTCGGTTCCTTCGTGGCCGCGATGCACATGACCTTCACGGTATGTCTGTTGATGAACATACTCTGCTTCATTCTCTGTGCGATCAAGATCAGCCCCGACACGGAACTGAGCTGA
- a CDS encoding transposase IS605 OrfB family, which yields MKTLKVRIEPNSAQRKVIDHNIEANRYVFNALVTACKQVYNKTDELPSVFDLNKLTTKMRNNSPFLGEALAMTFMATSVQVFRACKKTLDTHKREGGTLTFEPYRFWMRGDHFPRFRTGGGSGSYTYPVYKRDFSIVTEKRNGKKRRMLRLGKVPGLIRCYNQETRIDGKIKTCTIKRKDMGSHCEYYACITYEETPKPYTDPVKGPVGVDLGISNIAALSDGTKFPNDRIFSRMYKKVAKIQKQMSCALYGSEHYNKLQTKLNHTYGKIENHRKNNIENISAYIVKNHDFIGMENLSVKALRNKSENRFMTNGYNDASLGALTRRIKDKASSAGREIILVPPKDTSQLCSKCGSMVKKGLSIRVHECPHCGYTEDRDVNASRNVFQRALRLKIQGMGRPSLSRL from the coding sequence ATGAAGACGCTGAAGGTACGCATCGAACCGAATTCCGCTCAGAGGAAGGTGATTGATCACAATATCGAGGCAAACCGCTACGTCTTCAATGCTTTGGTGACCGCTTGCAAGCAGGTGTACAATAAAACCGACGAACTGCCTTCGGTGTTCGACCTGAACAAGCTCACCACCAAAATGAGGAACAATTCGCCATTCCTCGGGGAAGCGTTGGCTATGACCTTCATGGCCACCTCCGTGCAGGTCTTCCGGGCCTGCAAGAAAACTTTGGATACCCACAAGAGAGAAGGCGGGACGCTGACCTTCGAACCTTACAGGTTCTGGATGCGCGGTGACCACTTCCCCAGATTCCGTACTGGAGGGGGTTCGGGATCATACACCTACCCTGTGTACAAGAGGGATTTCTCCATAGTGACCGAAAAGCGCAACGGGAAGAAGAGGCGCATGCTGAGGCTGGGGAAAGTCCCCGGGCTCATCAGGTGCTATAACCAGGAGACAAGGATCGACGGGAAGATCAAGACCTGTACGATCAAACGGAAGGACATGGGCAGCCACTGCGAGTACTACGCCTGCATAACCTACGAGGAGACACCCAAGCCCTACACTGACCCTGTTAAAGGACCCGTGGGTGTGGATCTGGGCATCTCCAATATCGCCGCCCTTTCCGACGGCACCAAATTCCCTAACGACCGCATTTTCAGCAGGATGTACAAGAAGGTCGCCAAAATCCAGAAGCAGATGAGCTGTGCCCTGTACGGCTCCGAGCATTACAATAAGTTACAGACGAAACTCAATCACACATACGGGAAGATAGAGAACCACAGGAAGAACAACATAGAGAACATCTCGGCGTACATCGTGAAGAACCACGATTTCATCGGGATGGAGAATCTGTCGGTCAAGGCCCTGCGCAATAAATCGGAGAACAGGTTCATGACCAACGGATACAACGACGCATCCCTGGGAGCACTAACCAGAAGGATAAAGGACAAGGCTTCGAGCGCCGGTCGCGAGATAATCCTTGTGCCTCCCAAGGATACGTCGCAGCTGTGCTCGAAATGCGGAAGCATGGTGAAGAAGGGTCTTAGCATAAGGGTGCATGAGTGCCCGCACTGCGGGTACACGGAGGACCGGGACGTGAATGCATCCCGCAACGTATTCCAACGTGCCCTCAGGCTGAAGATCCAAGGGATGGGCCGGCCATCCCTGTCCCGGCTCTAA
- a CDS encoding cell surface protein: MMAKGTMILVFAAVFAAAFGFIAMSDTSDAAPVVGPDDCQYELNGTEATFLKSPEGAVSVDVPDTVTIDNVEYTVTAIGPEAVPPSAYVLTIGMNVKTIDSSALDRTNKLEMITADTEYFSDQGGILYTADHSKLVFYPQSKTNDTPYISNDVKEIGEKAFSYADAVTKIEIPESVTHIGAYAFQFCTQLTTVTLPAGLTELGDYAFRGCFDLVEIPELPESLNSIGENVFKDCTKLQIVDIPESITAIKASAFSGCKGISCVSIAEGVSVDPAAFPGFMFYATDGTELTGNGLAGILFYGSGTETKLYDSRTGFTITFDNGSDWVSSKKMTTTADGKLPSFPEYEGFLSKSHAWYDSKGEMVDENTVFTEDCTLHSSHTKPDDPSDTKPDNLLIGAVVIAGLVALILVTIIYSPKRM; the protein is encoded by the coding sequence ATGATGGCGAAAGGAACGATGATACTCGTATTTGCGGCAGTATTTGCCGCAGCATTCGGTTTCATCGCCATGTCGGATACTTCGGATGCCGCACCCGTAGTCGGACCCGACGATTGCCAATACGAGCTGAACGGTACGGAGGCCACTTTCCTCAAGTCTCCCGAAGGTGCCGTTTCTGTCGATGTCCCGGATACTGTGACCATTGACAATGTCGAGTATACAGTAACCGCGATAGGACCCGAAGCGGTACCCCCCAGTGCTTACGTCCTGACGATAGGTATGAATGTGAAGACCATCGACAGTTCCGCACTCGACCGGACTAACAAACTCGAAATGATCACGGCCGATACCGAGTACTTCTCAGATCAAGGAGGAATCCTGTACACTGCTGACCATTCCAAACTGGTCTTCTATCCTCAGAGCAAGACGAATGACACCCCATACATCTCGAACGATGTCAAAGAGATCGGTGAGAAAGCATTCTCCTATGCAGATGCAGTGACTAAAATTGAAATACCCGAAAGCGTGACACACATCGGCGCATATGCATTTCAATTCTGCACCCAACTGACCACCGTCACACTTCCGGCAGGACTTACCGAACTCGGTGATTATGCATTTAGGGGGTGTTTCGATCTCGTGGAAATACCGGAACTTCCAGAATCCTTGAATTCCATCGGTGAGAACGTATTCAAGGATTGTACCAAACTCCAGATCGTGGACATTCCCGAAAGTATTACCGCAATCAAAGCTTCGGCTTTCAGCGGATGTAAAGGCATATCCTGCGTTTCCATAGCCGAAGGCGTCAGTGTGGATCCTGCCGCCTTCCCCGGTTTCATGTTTTATGCAACAGATGGTACTGAGCTTACTGGCAATGGCCTGGCGGGCATTCTCTTCTACGGTTCTGGTACCGAAACCAAGCTCTATGATTCCCGCACTGGTTTCACCATTACTTTCGATAACGGATCGGATTGGGTCTCTTCGAAGAAGATGACCACGACCGCAGACGGAAAACTGCCGTCCTTCCCGGAGTACGAGGGATTCCTCTCGAAGTCTCACGCATGGTATGACAGCAAAGGCGAAATGGTGGATGAGAATACGGTCTTCACCGAGGACTGCACCCTTCATAGCAGCCATACGAAACCTGATGACCCGTCTGACACCAAACCCGACAATCTGCTTATAGGAGCTGTCGTCATCGCAGGATTGGTGGCATTGATCCTTGTCACCATCATCTATTCGCCGAAGCGTATGTGA
- a CDS encoding transmembrane protein encodes MAEEQSWLPETVRNILERSESHYRSVNFKRCAHHMKAALDAVSAGEPLSADFYDRYVQLLKDDCREFLAGFGFESKITDLFTKSMLRSIDLVAQALGEFDRTGKTPTFSGATSRREDVEAINAYLSAHGGLFDPMEVSEDLLKVLEAVDPFYEAVHDHVLLPGRNYLIVQMELAAGHDRMLQVADEILSVEKAIRDKGEVYSDFRYAFENPGDLTESGEWQIAEGYSVPVSYFARWPLFMYYKVPIITAMVPVHNVIFFSLVQENVAKQKAARVQSRH; translated from the coding sequence ATGGCTGAGGAACAGAGTTGGCTGCCGGAGACCGTTAGGAACATCCTCGAGAGGAGCGAATCCCATTACCGCTCGGTGAACTTCAAGAGATGCGCCCATCACATGAAGGCAGCGCTCGATGCGGTATCCGCCGGAGAACCCCTGTCAGCCGATTTCTATGACCGCTATGTGCAGCTCCTCAAGGATGACTGCCGCGAGTTCCTCGCAGGTTTCGGTTTCGAATCTAAGATAACGGATCTCTTCACCAAATCGATGCTCCGTTCCATCGATTTGGTTGCGCAGGCCCTGGGGGAGTTCGACCGCACCGGCAAGACCCCTACCTTCAGCGGAGCCACCTCCCGCAGGGAGGATGTGGAAGCCATCAACGCCTATCTCAGTGCCCACGGAGGCCTATTCGACCCTATGGAGGTATCTGAGGACCTGCTGAAGGTCCTCGAGGCCGTGGATCCCTTCTACGAGGCTGTACACGACCATGTTTTACTGCCAGGCAGGAACTACCTCATCGTTCAGATGGAACTCGCCGCCGGACACGACCGCATGCTCCAGGTCGCCGACGAGATCCTCTCGGTGGAGAAGGCCATCCGTGACAAGGGCGAGGTCTACTCCGACTTCAGGTACGCCTTTGAGAATCCCGGAGACCTGACCGAGAGCGGGGAGTGGCAGATCGCAGAAGGTTATTCCGTACCCGTTTCGTATTTCGCGAGATGGCCTCTTTTCATGTACTACAAAGTGCCCATCATCACCGCCATGGTCCCGGTCCACAACGTCATCTTCTTCTCTCTTGTTCAGGAGAACGTCGCCAAACAGAAGGCAGCCCGTGTCCAGTCCAGGCACTGA
- a CDS encoding NADPH-dependent FMN reductase yields the protein MKILVLTGSPHPNGTSSKLADAFRKGATEAGHDIETVDCARLKINPCIACNNCLRHGVCVWTDDMHKVEEAVRKAEAIVFVSSIYYAGVTAQMKLVMDRFFSFDKVFMENKPKIGLITAAAEEKLSTTCAAVKQFDSLIEYWGCEKIGMVNAYNVPDPESLKGTDFEEQAYRMGKSI from the coding sequence ATGAAGATACTCGTGCTCACCGGCAGCCCCCATCCCAATGGAACATCCTCGAAACTCGCTGACGCTTTCAGGAAGGGAGCCACAGAGGCCGGTCACGATATCGAGACGGTGGACTGCGCCCGTCTCAAGATCAATCCCTGCATCGCCTGCAACAACTGTCTCCGCCACGGCGTATGCGTATGGACCGACGACATGCACAAGGTCGAGGAAGCTGTCAGGAAAGCCGAGGCCATAGTATTCGTGTCATCCATCTATTATGCAGGGGTCACGGCGCAGATGAAACTGGTCATGGACCGTTTCTTCAGCTTCGACAAGGTTTTCATGGAGAATAAGCCGAAGATCGGTCTCATCACCGCCGCCGCAGAGGAAAAACTATCCACCACCTGTGCAGCCGTCAAACAGTTCGATTCCCTCATCGAGTACTGGGGATGCGAGAAGATCGGTATGGTCAACGCCTACAACGTCCCGGATCCCGAGAGTCTCAAAGGAACCGATTTCGAGGAGCAGGCTTACAGGATGGGGAAATCAATCTGA